In the Thermococcus sp. MAR1 genome, one interval contains:
- the shyD gene encoding NAD(P)-dependent hydrogenase/sulfhydrogenase 2 subunit delta, whose amino-acid sequence MMEELKLGVFELTDCGGCALNILFLYEKLFDLLEFYEITEFHMATSLSEGNHYDVALVTGTVSTQRDLNLLKEARNHSEYLIALGTCATHGSVQGSVELPIREKLKAVYGDGGNPMRALDSKPVVEYVAVDFALPGCPYDKEEVYQVLMDIAKGIEPVRKDYPVCLECKLNEYECVLVKRGLPCLGPITYGGCKAVCVRSGLGCIGCRGPLPGEVNPASEYEILKSLGYDDEYIIRKFKTFARWEP is encoded by the coding sequence ATGATGGAGGAGCTCAAGCTGGGGGTTTTCGAGCTTACAGACTGCGGCGGCTGTGCACTAAACATTCTCTTCCTCTACGAGAAGCTCTTCGACCTCCTCGAGTTCTACGAGATAACCGAGTTCCACATGGCGACCAGCCTGAGCGAGGGGAACCACTACGACGTGGCACTCGTAACGGGAACCGTCTCGACCCAGCGCGACCTGAACCTGCTCAAGGAGGCAAGGAACCACTCGGAGTACCTCATAGCCCTGGGGACATGTGCGACCCACGGCTCCGTTCAGGGGAGCGTTGAGCTACCCATCAGGGAGAAGCTGAAGGCAGTCTACGGAGACGGTGGGAACCCGATGCGCGCCCTCGACTCCAAACCGGTCGTCGAATACGTCGCCGTTGATTTCGCCCTCCCCGGATGCCCGTACGACAAGGAGGAAGTCTACCAGGTACTCATGGACATCGCCAAGGGCATCGAGCCCGTTAGAAAGGACTACCCGGTCTGCCTTGAGTGCAAGCTCAACGAGTACGAGTGTGTGCTGGTGAAGAGAGGCCTTCCCTGCCTCGGCCCGATAACCTACGGCGGCTGCAAAGCCGTCTGCGTGCGCTCCGGCCTTGGGTGCATAGGGTGCAGAGGCCCGCTACCCGGAGAGGTGAACCCGGCCAGCGAGTACGAGATACTCAAGAGCCTCGGCTACGATGACGAGTACATCATAAGGAAGTTCAAGACCTTTGCGAGGTGGGAGCCATGA
- the shyC gene encoding NAD(P)-dependent hydrogenase/sulfhydrogenase 2 subunit gamma → MSENPYQTYDARILEVKDLTSREKLFTLRFLDPEVGEKFEFRPGQFVIVDIRGFGEFPISICSSPTRKGYLQLCIRKAGRMTKFIHKMKEGDIIGIRGPYGNGFPMEEMEGSNLILVAGGLGMAPLRSVLWYAIDSGKYEHIWLLYGTKAYEDILFRDEIIHLLKHGEAMNCSVKLAYEVESPSCIYLERGFSDRVCRGVVTDLFRGEEFDVEKTYALICGPPVMYKFVIRELLDRKLSPGRIYMTLERRMRCGIGKCGHCIVGTSTSIKYVCKDGPVFTYWDALSTRGLI, encoded by the coding sequence ATGAGCGAGAACCCGTACCAGACGTACGACGCAAGGATTCTCGAAGTGAAGGACCTGACATCGAGGGAGAAGCTCTTCACACTACGCTTCCTCGACCCCGAAGTTGGAGAGAAGTTCGAGTTCAGGCCCGGGCAGTTCGTCATCGTTGACATACGCGGTTTCGGAGAGTTCCCGATAAGCATATGCTCGTCCCCAACGAGAAAGGGCTACCTCCAGCTCTGCATTAGAAAAGCCGGCAGAATGACAAAGTTCATACACAAGATGAAGGAGGGCGACATAATAGGGATCCGCGGGCCCTACGGAAACGGCTTCCCCATGGAGGAGATGGAGGGCTCGAACCTTATCCTCGTCGCCGGCGGCCTCGGGATGGCGCCGTTAAGATCCGTCCTCTGGTACGCGATTGATTCAGGAAAATATGAACACATCTGGCTCCTCTACGGCACGAAGGCCTACGAGGACATCCTCTTCAGGGATGAAATAATACACCTCCTGAAGCACGGCGAGGCCATGAACTGTAGCGTCAAGCTTGCCTACGAGGTTGAAAGTCCATCGTGCATCTATCTGGAAAGAGGCTTCTCCGACAGGGTGTGCAGGGGTGTCGTCACAGACCTATTCAGGGGAGAGGAGTTCGACGTGGAGAAGACCTATGCCCTCATCTGCGGCCCGCCGGTCATGTACAAGTTCGTGATAAGGGAGCTCCTCGACAGAAAACTCTCACCGGGCAGGATTTACATGACGCTCGAAAGGCGCATGCGCTGTGGGATAGGCAAGTGCGGCCACTGCATCGTCGGAACGAGCACGTCCATCAAGTACGTCTGCAAGGACGGACCGGTCTTCACCTACTGGGATGCTCTCTCCACGAGGGGGTTGATATGA
- the shyB gene encoding NAD(P)-dependent hydrogenase/sulfhydrogenase 2 subunit beta encodes MRYIKLPSENFEKFFKSLEAWGTVYAPVRKGSIYSFQEVHDPSEMALDYNRTMLPPKKFFFRPKEAILRLKNGRWEDEVEAEPMVLFGLHSCDIHGLKILDRVYLDEPADPYYKSRRERTLIIGISCMPDEYCFCKSLGTHFAMDGFDLFLHELPDGWLVRIGSVRGHEIAWENGELFEEVTDEDLANFKEFEERRANAFQKELPQEGLADMLDLAYNSPVWKKYAEICLACGNCNMVCPTCRCYEVCDRWMDAYKAVRERRYDSCFMENHGLVAGGHNFRPTRLDRFRHRYYCKSYFDPSAGYNCVGCGRCDEFCPAKIEHVKVLEEVRGSLK; translated from the coding sequence TTGAGATACATAAAATTGCCTTCCGAAAACTTTGAGAAGTTCTTCAAGTCACTCGAAGCCTGGGGCACTGTCTATGCTCCAGTAAGGAAGGGGAGCATATATTCTTTCCAGGAGGTTCATGACCCCAGCGAGATGGCTCTCGACTACAACAGAACCATGCTCCCGCCAAAGAAGTTCTTTTTCAGGCCCAAAGAGGCCATTCTCAGGCTGAAAAACGGCCGCTGGGAAGATGAGGTAGAAGCAGAGCCGATGGTTCTCTTTGGACTCCATTCCTGTGATATCCACGGCCTCAAGATACTCGACAGGGTGTACCTCGATGAGCCCGCTGACCCGTACTACAAGAGCAGGCGCGAGAGGACCCTGATAATAGGGATAAGCTGTATGCCGGACGAGTACTGCTTCTGCAAGAGCCTCGGCACGCACTTCGCCATGGACGGCTTCGACCTGTTCCTGCACGAATTGCCCGACGGATGGCTTGTGAGAATAGGCAGCGTCCGCGGCCACGAGATAGCCTGGGAAAACGGTGAGCTGTTCGAAGAGGTGACCGACGAAGACCTGGCCAACTTCAAGGAGTTCGAGGAGAGGCGCGCAAATGCGTTCCAGAAGGAGCTCCCGCAGGAGGGCCTCGCCGACATGCTCGATCTGGCATACAACAGCCCGGTGTGGAAGAAGTACGCCGAGATATGCCTCGCCTGCGGCAACTGCAACATGGTCTGTCCGACGTGCCGCTGCTACGAGGTCTGTGACCGCTGGATGGACGCTTACAAAGCAGTCCGCGAGAGGCGCTACGACTCGTGCTTCATGGAGAACCACGGGCTGGTTGCCGGAGGCCACAACTTCAGGCCGACCCGCTTGGACCGCTTCAGGCACCGCTACTACTGCAAGAGCTACTTTGACCCGTCAGCGGGCTACAACTGCGTCGGATGTGGAAGATGCGACGAGTTCTGCCCGGCGAAGATAGAGCACGTTAAGGTTCTTGAGGAGGTTAGGGGGTCTCTGAAATGA
- the nuoE gene encoding NADH-quinone oxidoreductase subunit NuoE: MESSLGYIRSYPPEPSSLIPLLQRTQEKFGYLPREALEEIANYVGVPLSRVYGVATFYAQFRFEPLGKYVVKICHGTACHVNGAVNISQAITEELGIQEGQTTEDGLVTLERVACLGCCSLAPVIMINDKVFGKLNPDKVRKLMRKLREGKLDV; the protein is encoded by the coding sequence ATGGAATCTTCCCTCGGTTATATCCGCTCTTATCCGCCGGAACCGAGCTCGCTGATTCCCCTTCTCCAGCGAACTCAGGAAAAGTTCGGCTACCTCCCCAGGGAGGCCCTTGAGGAGATAGCGAACTACGTCGGTGTCCCGCTCAGCAGGGTCTACGGCGTCGCTACCTTCTACGCCCAGTTCAGGTTTGAACCCCTCGGAAAATACGTCGTCAAAATCTGCCACGGGACGGCATGTCACGTGAACGGTGCCGTCAATATATCCCAGGCCATAACGGAGGAGCTTGGAATCCAAGAGGGGCAGACGACAGAGGACGGCCTCGTGACGCTGGAGCGCGTCGCCTGTCTCGGATGCTGCAGTTTGGCCCCGGTCATAATGATAAACGACAAGGTCTTCGGAAAGCTGAATCCTGACAAGGTCAGGAAGCTGATGAGAAAGCTAAGGGAGGGGAAGCTCGATGTCTGA
- the nuoF gene encoding NADH-quinone oxidoreductase subunit NuoF, with protein MSEIKAIAVGMNSCGIAAGARETYEAIKAEIERRNLDVKLKIVGCVGMCYREPLVDIITDDEIITYGHVDPKKVPRIIEEHVLNGKPVEEWIVKRDWWEDGERKTWDVDGYFAKQRKIVLENSGYIDPENIDEYIAVGGYEALKKALKMEPEEIIDVIMKSGLRGRGGAGFPTGLKWKFAREAKGDVKYIVCNADEGDPGAFMDRNVLEGDPHRVIEGMIIGAYAIGATKGFIYVRAEYPLAIRRLRIALKQAKERGFLGENILGSGFSFDIVIKEGAGAFVCGEETALIASIEGRRGMPRPRPPYPAQKGLWGKPTNINNVETWANVPWIIKHGWEAYASIGTEKSKGTKVFALSGKIKHGGNVEVPMGMTLREILYEIGGGTKTGKRIKAVQLGGPSGGCIPEYLFDTPVDYESVNATGAIMGSGGMVVMDEDTCMVDVAKFFLDFTVKESCGKCTFCRLGTKRMWEILDRFTKGEATEEDLEKLESLAYQVKAGSLCGLGQTAPNPVLTTLRYFRDEYLAHIKGKCPAKVCKPLIRYVIITEKCTGCTACAIFCPVKAISGERLKPHVINQEECIKCGTCYEVCRFNAIEIVDAGGE; from the coding sequence ATGTCTGAAATCAAGGCCATCGCAGTCGGCATGAACTCCTGTGGAATAGCTGCCGGCGCGAGGGAAACCTACGAGGCTATAAAGGCCGAGATTGAGAGAAGAAACCTCGACGTGAAGCTCAAGATAGTCGGCTGTGTCGGCATGTGCTACCGCGAGCCACTGGTTGACATAATCACCGATGATGAGATAATCACCTACGGTCACGTTGACCCCAAGAAGGTCCCCCGGATTATAGAGGAGCACGTCCTCAACGGAAAGCCGGTCGAGGAATGGATAGTCAAGCGCGACTGGTGGGAGGACGGCGAGAGAAAGACGTGGGATGTTGACGGCTACTTCGCAAAACAGAGGAAGATAGTGCTCGAAAACTCCGGCTACATAGACCCCGAGAACATCGACGAGTACATCGCCGTTGGAGGCTACGAAGCCCTCAAAAAGGCCCTCAAAATGGAGCCCGAGGAGATAATAGACGTCATCATGAAGTCCGGTCTGAGGGGGAGGGGCGGTGCGGGCTTCCCGACCGGCCTGAAGTGGAAGTTCGCCAGGGAGGCCAAGGGGGACGTGAAGTATATAGTCTGCAACGCCGACGAGGGCGACCCCGGGGCATTCATGGACAGGAACGTGCTCGAAGGCGACCCGCACCGAGTTATTGAAGGCATGATAATCGGTGCCTACGCGATTGGGGCAACCAAAGGGTTCATCTACGTTAGAGCAGAATACCCGCTCGCCATAAGGAGGCTGAGGATAGCGCTGAAGCAGGCTAAGGAGAGGGGCTTCCTGGGCGAGAACATCCTCGGCTCGGGCTTTTCCTTCGACATCGTCATCAAGGAAGGCGCCGGAGCGTTCGTCTGCGGTGAGGAAACCGCTTTGATAGCATCGATAGAGGGCAGGCGCGGAATGCCGAGACCGAGGCCGCCTTATCCGGCCCAGAAGGGCCTCTGGGGCAAGCCGACGAACATCAACAACGTGGAAACGTGGGCGAACGTGCCGTGGATAATCAAGCACGGCTGGGAGGCCTACGCCTCGATAGGAACCGAGAAGAGCAAGGGGACGAAGGTCTTCGCCCTCTCGGGCAAGATAAAGCACGGCGGAAACGTCGAGGTACCGATGGGAATGACGCTGAGGGAGATACTCTACGAGATAGGTGGGGGGACAAAGACCGGCAAGAGGATAAAAGCCGTCCAGCTCGGCGGTCCCTCGGGCGGCTGTATTCCCGAGTACCTCTTCGACACGCCCGTTGACTACGAGAGCGTGAACGCTACTGGAGCGATAATGGGGAGCGGCGGAATGGTCGTCATGGACGAGGACACCTGTATGGTCGATGTGGCAAAGTTCTTCCTCGACTTTACCGTGAAGGAATCCTGCGGGAAGTGCACCTTCTGCCGTCTGGGCACTAAAAGGATGTGGGAGATACTGGACAGGTTCACCAAAGGCGAGGCAACGGAGGAAGACCTCGAAAAGCTTGAGAGCTTGGCTTATCAGGTCAAGGCCGGCTCTCTCTGCGGCCTCGGGCAGACGGCACCTAACCCGGTTCTGACGACGCTCCGCTACTTCAGGGACGAATACCTCGCCCACATCAAAGGGAAATGCCCCGCCAAGGTCTGCAAGCCGCTCATCAGGTACGTCATAATAACCGAGAAGTGCACGGGCTGTACAGCGTGTGCGATCTTCTGTCCCGTCAAGGCCATCAGCGGCGAGAGGCTCAAGCCCCACGTCATAAACCAAGAGGAGTGCATCAAGTGCGGGACCTGCTACGAGGTGTGCCGGTTCAACGCCATAGAGATAGTCGATGCGGGGGGTGAGTGA
- a CDS encoding NAD(P)-binding protein, producing MVKIIVNGKEIDAPEGKPLIDFLREITHVPGFCYTSELDPYGSCRLCLVSTRRGVTTSCTLRPMEGLELETLSDEVVSMRKTALELILSDHYGDCIGPCQDGCPAHSDVQGYLSLIAMGKYHEAVKLMKEKYILPAVLGRVCPAFCEDACRRNLVEEPLAIRQLKRFAADYDLEDNPWMPEIPPSTGKRIAVVGGGPAGLACAYYLRTMGHEVTIIEAMPHLGGMMRYGIPPYRLPRDVLDKDIATVINTGIEVKTNTALGRDVTLEELRGKYDAVFLGVGAWRSRKMGIPGEDLEGVMHGIEFLRKVNTGEKVELGERVIVVGGGNTAMDVARTALRLGAKVTVVYRRSKAEMPANEREVEEAMEEGVEFLFLTNPVKILGKDKVEEVELIRMRLGEPDSSGRRRPIPIEGSEFRVKADNVILAIGQYCDEEFLKALGIEARRGKAVVDEVTLQTSVPGVFAGGDLVLGPSTVIESIATGRRAAIMIDLYLKGKLEKAKAVLTEPEKHIEEVLSDDDLYRVLFDLRPYNHWKKVTEKDYEGVERKPRAKVRLLDPEKRKRTFDEVEPALTEEQVLEEARRCMSCGCMEVFRCKLREYATLYNAQQHAFEGEQKGFELDESHPFVTLDNNKCVLCGQCVNFTHEVAGEGVLDYLFRGFKTRISPPLGESLGDMHGQFIGEMIDLCPVGAITEKTPFVKPGPWKTTPVKTVCNGCSFACEMNVEVYDGMLVRASRVENSWNGHLCDVCRFNRPWAEDLTGPLLNGKPVSWEEAKKFLTERSYALILTPELTNEEIAWLRAFAEEKGIPLGSTVGGSISTATLEDVRNARRVLLKADPEKFPLLKVLLKDKEIVEEGYDAAILEGPAEPLEVPTLILHEGVNAAGLIKAGITGIPESEAYVVVGRPAKELPGDVLVVPAGVWAEKSGTVTNAFGMELKMEKVREGYSPVELFS from the coding sequence ATGGTTAAGATCATAGTCAACGGGAAAGAGATTGATGCCCCGGAAGGAAAGCCGCTCATAGACTTCCTCCGTGAAATAACCCATGTTCCCGGCTTCTGCTACACGAGCGAGCTCGACCCCTACGGCTCCTGCAGGCTCTGTCTCGTCTCCACCAGGAGGGGGGTCACCACCTCGTGCACCCTCAGGCCGATGGAGGGGCTTGAGTTAGAAACGCTGAGCGACGAAGTCGTTTCGATGAGGAAAACGGCGCTTGAGCTAATCCTCTCTGACCACTACGGCGACTGTATCGGCCCCTGTCAGGATGGCTGTCCGGCGCACAGCGACGTTCAGGGCTACCTCTCACTCATAGCGATGGGCAAGTACCACGAGGCGGTCAAGCTGATGAAGGAGAAGTACATCCTGCCGGCTGTGCTCGGAAGGGTCTGCCCGGCCTTCTGTGAGGACGCCTGCAGGAGGAACCTCGTGGAAGAGCCCCTCGCGATAAGGCAGCTCAAGAGGTTTGCCGCCGACTACGACCTTGAGGATAACCCGTGGATGCCGGAGATTCCGCCTTCTACTGGGAAGAGGATTGCCGTCGTGGGTGGCGGCCCCGCTGGATTGGCGTGCGCATACTACCTCAGGACGATGGGTCACGAGGTCACGATAATCGAGGCGATGCCTCACTTAGGAGGAATGATGCGCTACGGAATCCCGCCCTACAGGCTGCCGAGGGACGTTCTGGACAAGGACATAGCGACGGTCATAAACACGGGAATAGAGGTGAAGACCAACACCGCCCTTGGAAGGGACGTGACCCTTGAGGAGCTCCGCGGGAAGTACGATGCCGTCTTCCTCGGCGTTGGGGCCTGGAGAAGCAGAAAGATGGGAATTCCTGGTGAGGATCTTGAGGGAGTGATGCACGGCATAGAGTTCCTCAGGAAGGTCAACACCGGCGAAAAGGTCGAGCTCGGGGAGCGTGTCATAGTCGTCGGCGGCGGAAACACCGCGATGGACGTTGCAAGGACTGCTTTAAGGCTTGGAGCCAAGGTTACCGTCGTTTACCGTCGCTCGAAGGCTGAGATGCCCGCCAACGAGAGGGAAGTTGAAGAGGCCATGGAGGAAGGCGTCGAGTTCCTCTTCCTCACGAACCCGGTGAAGATTCTTGGAAAAGATAAGGTCGAGGAGGTAGAGCTCATCAGGATGCGCCTCGGCGAGCCAGATTCAAGCGGAAGGCGGAGGCCGATACCGATAGAGGGTTCGGAGTTTAGGGTTAAAGCCGACAACGTTATCCTCGCGATAGGCCAGTACTGCGACGAGGAGTTCTTAAAGGCCCTCGGTATCGAGGCAAGGCGCGGAAAGGCGGTCGTTGATGAGGTGACGCTCCAGACGAGCGTTCCAGGCGTATTCGCTGGCGGCGACCTCGTCCTCGGGCCATCAACGGTCATCGAGAGCATAGCCACCGGAAGAAGGGCCGCGATAATGATAGACCTGTACCTCAAGGGCAAGCTAGAGAAGGCTAAAGCCGTTCTCACCGAGCCCGAAAAGCACATCGAGGAAGTTCTAAGCGATGATGACCTTTACAGGGTTCTCTTCGACCTCAGGCCCTACAACCACTGGAAGAAAGTCACCGAGAAGGACTACGAGGGCGTTGAAAGAAAGCCGAGGGCGAAGGTTAGGCTCCTAGACCCGGAAAAGAGGAAAAGAACCTTTGATGAGGTTGAGCCGGCCCTAACCGAGGAGCAGGTTCTTGAAGAAGCGAGGCGCTGTATGAGCTGCGGCTGTATGGAGGTCTTCCGGTGCAAGCTGAGGGAGTACGCGACGCTCTACAACGCTCAACAGCACGCCTTTGAGGGAGAGCAAAAGGGGTTCGAGCTCGACGAGAGCCACCCGTTCGTTACCCTCGACAACAACAAGTGCGTCCTCTGCGGCCAGTGCGTCAACTTCACCCACGAGGTTGCTGGAGAGGGCGTCCTCGACTACCTGTTCCGCGGGTTTAAGACGAGAATCTCACCGCCGCTCGGGGAGAGCCTCGGAGACATGCATGGTCAGTTTATAGGCGAGATGATAGACCTCTGTCCCGTTGGGGCGATAACGGAAAAGACTCCGTTCGTCAAGCCCGGGCCATGGAAGACAACTCCAGTTAAGACCGTCTGCAACGGCTGTTCCTTCGCCTGCGAGATGAACGTTGAAGTTTACGACGGCATGCTCGTGAGGGCTTCAAGGGTAGAAAACTCTTGGAACGGCCACCTCTGTGACGTCTGTCGCTTTAACAGGCCCTGGGCCGAGGATTTAACCGGGCCGCTCCTCAACGGAAAGCCGGTGAGCTGGGAAGAAGCCAAGAAGTTCCTCACCGAGAGGAGCTACGCCCTGATTTTGACGCCGGAGCTTACCAACGAAGAAATAGCCTGGCTCAGGGCCTTCGCTGAGGAGAAGGGCATTCCATTAGGCTCGACAGTTGGTGGAAGCATCTCCACGGCCACACTGGAGGATGTCAGAAACGCCAGGAGGGTTCTCCTGAAGGCAGACCCGGAGAAGTTCCCGCTCCTCAAAGTACTCCTGAAGGACAAGGAAATCGTCGAGGAGGGCTACGACGCGGCCATTCTGGAGGGCCCGGCAGAGCCGCTGGAGGTGCCGACACTGATTCTCCACGAAGGCGTCAATGCCGCTGGTCTTATCAAGGCCGGAATAACTGGAATCCCGGAGAGCGAGGCCTATGTCGTCGTTGGCCGGCCAGCGAAAGAACTGCCCGGGGACGTCCTCGTGGTTCCAGCGGGAGTGTGGGCAGAGAAGAGCGGAACAGTCACCAACGCCTTCGGAATGGAGCTGAAAATGGAGAAGGTGAGGGAAGGCTACTCGCCGGTGGAGCTTTTCTCGTGA
- a CDS encoding ATP-binding protein, with protein MNELFVNRTRELEALNRAYGSNRKELVIIYGRRRVGKTALVKKSVEGMRHLYFFAEETLEEENLRAFRSSVARVLKNSLIEKAELSWEELFKLLDGSGVVIIIDEFPNLIKSNRAIVSKFQKIWEGLKDIKLVLTGSSISVMESHVLGYKSPLYGRRTLSIKLGPLGFFHLRGFFPEKDWRELVRIYGITDGIPAYIREVQFRLRAGEKLEEVFQPNKLLFDEAEFLLKTELREPARYFSILKAIAFGKTKFGEIVSFTGLPSSTVSQYLSNLQTLHIVEERHPVGEAERRRNARYYLSDLYFTFWFRFVYPNRSQLFDFGYIENFEEEYNCYLGLVFEKIAEQFLRELNKAGKLPFRFTKIGRWWHRNEEIDLLALNEREKKALFVEVKWKDLSLREAKGVLRDLGRKARLTGLEDGERFYGMVAKGIKGKEELRAEGWFVWDLADFERLISSESGV; from the coding sequence ATGAATGAACTATTTGTGAATAGAACTCGGGAACTGGAAGCGTTGAATAGAGCATATGGAAGCAATAGAAAAGAGCTCGTAATAATCTATGGCCGGAGAAGGGTAGGAAAGACTGCCCTTGTTAAAAAATCCGTGGAGGGTATGAGACATCTGTACTTCTTCGCTGAGGAGACTCTAGAGGAGGAAAACCTGCGGGCTTTTCGGAGTTCAGTTGCCAGGGTACTGAAGAACTCTCTTATTGAGAAGGCCGAACTCTCTTGGGAAGAACTCTTCAAGCTTCTCGACGGTTCCGGAGTGGTCATCATAATAGACGAGTTCCCGAACCTGATAAAATCCAATCGGGCTATAGTATCGAAGTTCCAGAAAATCTGGGAGGGACTAAAGGACATCAAGCTCGTTCTGACGGGTTCATCCATAAGCGTCATGGAGAGCCACGTCCTTGGATACAAAAGTCCACTCTACGGGAGAAGGACGCTTTCCATAAAGCTTGGCCCCCTGGGCTTTTTCCATCTGAGAGGGTTTTTCCCTGAGAAGGACTGGAGGGAGCTTGTAAGGATTTATGGTATAACTGACGGCATTCCCGCATACATAAGGGAGGTTCAGTTCAGGCTGAGGGCTGGAGAAAAGCTCGAAGAAGTGTTTCAGCCGAATAAACTCCTATTCGATGAAGCGGAATTCCTACTTAAAACCGAGCTGAGGGAGCCGGCTCGCTATTTCTCCATCCTCAAGGCCATAGCCTTTGGAAAGACAAAGTTCGGTGAGATAGTGAGCTTTACTGGACTTCCAAGTTCAACTGTTTCCCAGTACCTCAGCAACCTTCAGACACTTCACATAGTTGAGGAGAGGCATCCAGTGGGGGAAGCCGAGAGAAGGAGGAACGCACGCTACTACCTGAGTGACCTCTACTTTACCTTCTGGTTCCGCTTTGTCTACCCAAACCGCTCCCAGCTCTTTGACTTTGGCTATATTGAGAACTTTGAGGAAGAGTACAACTGCTATCTTGGTTTAGTCTTTGAGAAGATAGCGGAGCAGTTCCTCAGGGAGCTAAACAAAGCGGGCAAGCTTCCCTTTAGGTTCACGAAAATCGGCCGCTGGTGGCATAGGAATGAGGAAATTGATTTGCTCGCTTTGAACGAGCGTGAGAAGAAGGCTCTCTTCGTCGAGGTGAAGTGGAAAGACCTTAGCTTGAGGGAAGCTAAAGGAGTTCTGAGAGACCTTGGGAGAAAGGCGAGGCTTACAGGCCTTGAAGACGGGGAGAGGTTTTACGGAATGGTGGCGAAGGGTATTAAAGGGAAGGAAGAGCTCAGGGCTGAAGGCTGGTTCGTGTGGGATTTGGCTGATTTCGAAAGGCTTATCTCTTCTGAAAGCGGAGTTTGA
- a CDS encoding asparagine synthetase A, protein MYMNALQIVTRKIEPVMEIQTRVIDYMTRYMVAKGFKWMLPVMLSSITDPLWPDPAAEEALKPPEVEVYGSRLRLTHSMILHKQMAVAMGIDKLFILSPNIRLEGRSADDGRHAYEFTQLDFEVAYASMDDVMGLIEGLISGLFREARSWGLEREVPKVKPPFKRFTLEEIKEEFGDEDEASKVMDEPFWVTDIEREFYDREDPEKPGHFRNYDLYLPEGYGEVSSGGEREWEYEVIVSKMKKAGISLEAFRPYLEVAKAGLLRPSAGAGIGVERLVRYMVGAKHIAEVQPFPRIPGVPAVI, encoded by the coding sequence ATATATATGAACGCTCTCCAAATTGTGACCAGAAAAATTGAACCAGTTATGGAAATACAGACGAGAGTTATTGACTATATGACAAGATACATGGTGGCGAAGGGCTTCAAGTGGATGCTGCCGGTCATGCTCAGCTCCATCACAGACCCGCTCTGGCCGGATCCAGCGGCGGAAGAGGCTCTCAAGCCCCCCGAGGTCGAGGTCTACGGTTCCAGACTGAGGCTGACCCACAGCATGATACTCCACAAGCAGATGGCGGTGGCGATGGGGATAGATAAGCTCTTCATCCTCTCGCCGAACATAAGGCTCGAAGGTCGCTCAGCCGACGACGGAAGGCACGCCTACGAGTTCACCCAGCTCGACTTCGAGGTAGCCTACGCCAGTATGGACGACGTGATGGGCCTCATCGAGGGACTCATCAGCGGCCTCTTCAGGGAGGCGAGAAGCTGGGGTCTTGAGAGGGAGGTTCCGAAGGTTAAACCGCCGTTCAAGCGCTTCACGCTGGAGGAGATAAAGGAGGAGTTCGGGGACGAGGACGAGGCCAGCAAAGTCATGGACGAGCCCTTCTGGGTTACCGACATCGAGAGGGAGTTCTACGACAGGGAGGATCCAGAAAAGCCGGGCCACTTCAGAAACTACGACCTCTACCTGCCTGAGGGCTATGGAGAAGTCTCAAGCGGCGGCGAGAGGGAGTGGGAGTATGAAGTGATAGTCAGTAAGATGAAGAAAGCTGGGATAAGCCTCGAAGCCTTCAGACCGTATCTGGAGGTGGCCAAGGCTGGCCTGTTAAGGCCGAGCGCAGGAGCGGGAATCGGCGTAGAGAGGCTGGTCCGCTACATGGTCGGGGCAAAGCACATAGCCGAAGTGCAGCCCTTCCCAAGGATTCCGGGCGTTCCGGCGGTGATTTGA